Part of the Paenibacillus sp. YPG26 genome, AGAATGAGGAGCGTATGTTCCTTGTGTACGACAAGGAATATTACCATCTTCAGAAGGATCCGGATAAGCCGGAAGATACACTTATTGAAGTGGACTCTGAAGAATATGTTCGCAGCAATTATGATTCAAGCTTTCTGCAGGGATATCTTACAGCTACGTTGATCGGAAGCCTGTTCGATTCCTTTGGGGGCCATGGTTCATACCGGGGATATTCAAGTAGGGATACTTATAAGCCGAAGCAGGACTATCATGCGCCTACCAAAGCTGACAAGAAAGCAGCTCCGCCGCTGACTGTGGACAAGAAAGGCACCATCACCAAACGTGGGGGCTCTGGATCGAGCAGTGGGAGTGTAGGCGGTGATACGCGTCGCTCAGGCACAGATTCAAGTAAGGGAAGCATTACGCGGAACAAGGACAGGGGAAGCTCGGGGTCTGGCTCGTATTCTTCACCAAAGAGGTCTATTACGAAGCCTAAGACTCGATCCGGTTCTGGGGGGATTACCCGAAGGAAGCGGTAGCTTGGTCTAATGTTCTTAACTCAATTCCGATTCCACATGGGAGCATGCACATAGCTGCATGCTTTTTATGTTATAAGGATTGCAATCAGGCAGGATTCAGCGATAACATGTATACATAATAAGACAGAACAGTTCAGGGGGGACAGATATGCATCAATCTTATTCATCTAACAAGCTGCACAGGAACGCTTTGCAAGTGGAGGAAGCACAAGCTACCATACAGTCCCACGTTCAGCTCGGGAGTTGTGAATATGTTAATCTATCTGAGGCTAAGGGACGGTATTTGGCTGAAGACATTAGAGCGCCACATCCTTATCCGCACTTTCGCCGTTCCGGAATGGATGGATTCGCGATAATAAGCAGGGATACCAAGGGGGCAACAAGTGAGAACCCAGTGTGGCTTGAGGTTGTGGACGAGATCCCAGCTGGATCACTACCGTCCGTTGCATTAGTACCGGGCACGGCTTCCCGAATTATGACAGGAGCTAAGGTTCCGGATGAAGCGGATGCTGTAGTTATGCTTGAAATGACAGAAAGTGTTATTAACCAGGGGAGAACTACAATTCAGGTGAAGAGGGAAATAGAGGCAGGCAAGAATGTGACTCCGGTAGGCCGGGAGCTTGAAGAAGGGGACATGATCCTTGAAAAAGGGACTTTTATCTCTACAGGCGAGATTTCTGTACTTGCTACATTCGGGGTTCATCAGGTTAGCGTGTATAAGCGGCCAACTGTGGCCATCTTCTCAACAGGTTCTGAGCTGCTGGGGATTGAGGAGGCCATTCAGGACGGCAAGATAAGGAATAGTAATACCTATATGCTGGCTAGTCAGGTTAGAGATGCGGGTGGTGAGCCGATTATACTTGATGCAATCCAGGATGACCTGCAGATTGCCAAGCGGCGGGTAGAGGAGGCATTTCAGCTCTATGATATTGTAGTAACTACGGGCGGTGTCTCTGTGGGTGACTTTGATATTATGGCTGATCTGGTTCAGAGCGGAGAGGTGGCGATGCTGTTCAATAAAGTAACGATGCGTCCGGGAAGTGTTACTACCGCTGCTGTCAAAGGGGATAAGCTGCTTTTTGCACTCTCCGGGAACCCGGGAGCCTGCTTCGTAGGATTTGAACTGTTCGTAAGGCCGGCACTCCGAATCATGCAGGGCAGCACACAACCATTCCTGACAGAGTTGAATGCGGTGCTAGGCAGCAAATATGACAAAATCAACAGCTTCACCCGCTTTGTCCGTGGAAGTCTGCGTGTTCTAGACGCTCAGCTTGTGGCTACACCAGCAAGCCTGGACGAATCCAATGTCATGATTACAATCAAGGATAGTGACTGCCTTATTGTTGTGCCTCCAGCTTCTGGTGTACTTAATCCGGGGGATAAAGTGCAAATATTAAGACTTCCGGGCAGCTCACTATGAAGTCAGCACCTGTCCCGGTATTTCAGATTGTAGGATATAAGAACACAGGCAAGACTCATCTGGTCTCAAGACTGACATCCTATTTCACCGCCAAAGGGCTGAGGGTTGCTGTAATCAAGCATGATCTGCATGAATTTGAAATGGATAAGGAGGGGACAGATACTTACCAGCACACGGCGGCAGGCGCGGCGGCGGTTGCGATAACTTCACCAACACGTACTGCTGTTCTGGAGGAGAAAGGAACGGCCTTGTCTGATCTGATCGCCCGATTCGCCGAATATGATCTTGTTCTGGTAGAAGGATTCAAGCAAGAGGCTTATCCCAAGCTACTCATTCTGCGTAATGAGAAAGACCTACAGCTGCTAAGTGAGCTTACGAACGTGAAGAAAGTTGCTGTCTGGCCTGAATTAATCTTCGACATGGAAGAGCAAGAAAATGCCCCAGAGTTGGTGGGAGGCCTGGAGCGATATGATATTGACGATACGCACGGAATTGCTACAGCAGTATCACTTCACTTCTCACTGTGAGGAGAAGACCCGGAAGTGCAGGGCATTATTGCCTTACACTTCTGAACGTCTTTCAATAGCATCAGACATGGTTTTGTCCGTTAGATGTGTATAGACTTCAGTGGTCTCAGTCGAGGCATGGCCAAGCTGCTCCTTGGTCTTGTAGATATCATTCTGCAGATAATAATCAGTGGCGAAGGAATGTCTCAGCTTGTGAACCGTTAAGTAAGGCTTGCCAAAACGGCTGGCATACTTAATAATCATCGCCTGGATCGCTCTCTTGGTCATGCGCTTGCCCTCCTGCCGGCCGTTGGGCAGGGCTACGAACAAAGCCTTCTCACGCTTAGGCGTCCGGTAGCGGGTACTGCGTATAGCTAAATAGGTCTGAAGCTCATCCTTGCTCTGCTCCCGGAAATAGACAGGAGTCTTAAAAGACTCGTCGTTATTACCCTTGCGATATACATACAGCAGCTTGTTAGCAGGATCAATATCGTCAATGTTCAGATTCACAACTTCGGATACCCGAAGACCCGAATTCAAGATGAGGCTTGCAATACAAGCGTCTCTCTCTTTGTTCAAATGATAATTATACAGCGCCTGTTTGTTATTCTCCACATCAACACCGTATCCTTCTAGTATATATCCGATGAACTCCAGGAGCTCATCCTCCTCAAGGATCTTGCCTTTGAGCTTGGCGGCAGTGTCTTTTGGCTTGTGGATTCGCTTAATCTCTACTTTGGCCATAATATTCCGCTTCAGAAGCGGGTAGAAGTCCTCATCCTCGGCAATCTGGCTTAAGTAATGGAATAGAGAACGTAAAGAAGACATTTTGCGGGACACGGTTACTTTGGAATTGTTCCCCTCTACACGGGTAGTTAAGTGCAGACGATAACCGACAATACTCTCCATTCGAAGCACTTCAAGCTCTTGAAGCGTGACGTCCCTATTATTCTCAGCAGCCGACAAGCCCTCCGCTCGCAGCCATCCGAAGAATTGCTCATAGTCCCGGATATATTCCAGCAGGGTGGAAGGGGATAAATCGGGCAGCTTGTAGTCAATGAACTGTTGAACATACCAGGGCATGTTCAGAACTCGTTCGTCCATTTTTTTGCGGTCGGAAATCTTCTGAATGTTCATTAAGTCAGCTCCTCTGTACCTGCACACCATTATAAAAGTCTACTCTTAATTATATCATACTAACGGGAACGGGAATGAGAACGCTCAGACTGAATTGTAGAAGGAGGCTCTGTGTATGCAAGTAGATTTGGTGCGTGCAGATTTTCATTTGAAAGAGAAGCTTCGTAATCTAATGCAGTTTTACATCTATGATTTTAGCGGTTATCTGGGTTTTGACATTGATGAGGAGACAGGTTCGTATCCCCCATATCCGAATTTTGATAAATATTGGGAGGGTAACGATAGCTATATACCGTATTTGTTCAAGGTAGGGTCATGCACGGCTGGATTCGCACTGATCGAGGCACTGAATGGGAAGAGAAGCGCTGACAGCTACATGACTGAATTTTTTGTTCTCAAAAAATACCGCAGGCAGGGTGTCGGGAGGTCAGCAGCTATACAGCTGTTCGAGAAATACAGAGGGAGATGGTTAGTCTCCCAGCTCAGCTCCAACGTTCCGGCACAAATCTTCTGGAGAACAATCATTAGAGATTACACGAGTGACGAATACGAAGAGGACATCAGCTTGGATCACCGCCAAATCTCCCAGCGGTTCACCAGCTAGTCTCAGTGATTACGAACACGAACTAACAAATATAACATATAAGGGCCGCCTAATATCGCGGTAATCAAGCCGCATGGAATTTCAACAGGTGCAAGAACAGTGCGTCCAACGAAATCGGATGCCAATACGATGAAGGCTCCGAGCAGGGCAGCGGTTGGAATCAGTACAGCGTGCTTCTCTCCAACCAGCTGTCTGGCAATATGGGGGGCCATCAAGCCTACGAAGCCGATGGTTCCTGCTGTAGCAACAGAGGAGCCTGCCAAGGCAACGGCGATGACCAAGATCCAGGTCCGGCTTGAGTGAATACGGCTGCCAAGCCCAGTTGAGGTCTGATCATCCAGACCCAGGATGTCCAGCTGCCGATAACATAACCAGGCAACAGGGAGGAAGATAATTACCCAAGGCAGATAGGGCCACAGCTGTTCCCAGCTTCGTCCATACAGACTCCCGGTCATCCAGATGGTGGCTTGATTCACAAGCCGGATGTTGCCCGAGGTCGTCACGATCGTGATGAACCCCTGGCAGATTGAGGCGATGCCGATGCCGACCAGCACCATGCGGATCGGTGAAAGTCCCTTTTTCCAAGCTAGAGTGTAACTAAGAAATGCAACCACAAGCGCACCTCCGAAGGCAGCGAACGGGAGCCAGTAAGAGGGGACTTGTAACCATACGATAAAAATTACAGCGAACAGCGCTGCACCGGCATTTAGCCCGATCACGCTGGGGGATGCAAGCGGATTGCGCGTTACACCCTGCAGCAGAGTTCCCGCGGCGGCAAGACAAGCCCCCACACCTACGGCAATCAGCGCCCGGGGAAGCCTGAGTGTGCGTACAATGATCTCATGATCAGGCTGCCCTATACCGAGAATTGACTTCGCTGTATTTAGAGGGGAGATGGCATACTCCCCTGTGCCTACCTGCAGTACGAACATCAGGAGGATCAGGAGCAGAAGGGCGAACTGAATTAATATTCCCCTGCGCATACTCATAGCCTCCACTCCTTTTGTCTTGCGAGATAGATGAAGAAAGGCGCCCCCATCATGACCGTCATCACTCCAGCCGATACCTCATCCGGATGAATAACAAGCTTGGCAGCTACATCGGCGAGCATTAGAAGGGCAGAACCCATCAGGATCGAGTGAACAACAATCCATCTGTAATCGGAACCAGCAATGGATCTTACGATATGCGGGACGGCAAGTCCGACAAATGCGATTGGACCAGCAATGGTCACGCAGCCTGCGGATAACAGAACAACTACAAAGAACAATATCTTTTTGGTGAAACGGGTGTTAGAGCCTATCCCCACAGCTACCTCTTCTCCAAGCTGCAGAGCATTCATCCGGCTTCCAAGGGCAAGAGCGATCAACAGTCCGAGTATAATTAAAGGTCCCCCGTAGATAAGATCCTGCAGCTCTTTCCCGGCAACCGATCCCGCGAGCCAGAAGCGGACCTCATCAATGGACTTCTCATTGAGAACAAGAACACCTTGAGTGAACGAAGCAAGCAGCAGCGAGACGGCTGTGCCGGCTACAATCAGCTTAAGAGGCGTCAATGGCTTGCCGCCTACACTGCTTAACACAAAAATAAATGAACCGGCACAAGCCGCCCCGGCTACTGCAAATATTTGATAGACCCAGATAGATGAGCCTGGCACTAGGAAGAAACCGATTACGATCGCTAGTGCTGCCCCGTTGTTAACCCCTAATATTTCAGGCGAAGCAAGCGGATTACGGGTTAATGCCTGCATACAGGCGCCCGAGGCTGCCAAGCCTGCACCTACACACAAGGCGATAAAAGCTCTCGGAACACGGATAGAAGAGACGACTTGATGAAGCTCTGTACTGCGGTCTCCCTGGATGGATGACCAGACGGTCCGGAAGTCAATGATTAGGGAACCGGTGGATAGATCCAACAGAAAAACAGCAATAACTGTAACTATCCCGAGCCCTAACAAAATCAACTGCTTAATCATGAACTTGCTCCCTCTTAAGAAAAATAATCCAAAATTGTAATTGACAAATAAATGCATAGGAATTTATACTGGTGCTTGTTGCAGGATAATGATAATCATTATCAATTAGCCTTGACATATATTATCAGAAGCGGGAGAGTGTTGTCAATGTTTAGAAGTAGAAAGAAGACTTTATGGTTAATAATGCTGGTTGTGCTGGCAGGAGCTTTATCCGCTTGTTCAACAAGCGGTTCAAAAGATACTGCTGTAAAAACTTCAGGTGAGCCTGCCAAGACGGCAGATACGGCAAAAGAAATAGTTATCAATCACGCTATGGGAAAAGAAACTCTAAAGGGAGTTCCACAGCGGGTGGTTGTTCTTGACAATGGGGCACTGGATAACTTGCTGGCCCTTGGGGTCAAACCGGTTGGAGCCCCGACCGTCCAGCTGGAGGATCCATATCCAGCCTATCTGAAATCACAGGCGGAAGGGATTACAAATATCGGTACCATCGATGAGCCCAATCTGGAGACGATTGCCTCTCTGAAACCGGATCTTATTCTTGGTAGTAAAGATACGCATGAGAAAATTTACGATAAGCTGAAGCAATTTGCTCCTACCGTATATGTAGAATCTTTGGGTTACACGTGGAAAGACAATTTGAAACTGCAAGCTTCCGCGCTGGGTAAGGAAGCAGAGGCAGACAAACTGTTAAGCGCCTATACCGAACGGCTACAGCAGTTCAAGGAGCAAATGGGTGACAAGCTCGCAACGACCACCGTATCTGTGCTGCGTCCGCGTACAGACCATGTGCGTATTTACTTAAGACAGTCCTTCAGCGGAGTTATTGTTGAAGATGCCGGTCTGAAACGCCCTGCGGCCCAGCAGGCTGATGAGTTCGCAAGTAAAGCTACCGAAGAACAGGTTGCGGATATGGATGGAGATGTGATTCTTTGGTTCAGCCGTGATACTGACAATCTGCTCGAGGGCAAACTGGCCAATAATCCTTTGTGGAAGAATCTTAAGGCTGTGAAAGAAAAGAAAGTATTTGAAGTGGATGCTGAGCTTTGGTTAAGCGGGCTTGGTTATCAGGCAGCCAACTTGGTTGTTGACGATCTGTTCAAAATCTTTGTTCCAAGTAAATAAAGATAGACCAGCTGGGGGGCTGACAGTTGAAAGACTGCCAAGTCCCTTTTTGCATGGAAATTAATCTATTTCTATTCATAATGGAGGGAAATGATGACAAGAAGACAGCGGCTGATTGTTGAGAGTCTTAGGAGAACCCAGGAAGAACAGAGTTTGATGGATGAACTGCAGAGATTGATTCTGGAGAAGCTCAGTTCAACAGATGGGCATGCGTCAATCCATATCATCTGGGATCATGAGGAACAGGAGGAGGGACAGCAGGTACCTTTTCAGGCTGCTAACGGTCCGAATTCACAGACTACTACCGTCCCTCTCAGTATGAGACAGATGGAGATTGCCCGTCTAGTGTGTTCACACTATTCGGTACGCCGAATTGCTGCCGCACTGCATATCTCGGAAAACACAGTCAAGAAGCATATCCAAAACATAAAAAAAACACTGGAAATAAATGAAAGCGGTTCAGATTTCGTCTACGAGTTAAGAAATAAGCTCGGCTCCGTACTCCTTTTAGATAACTAAAATAACTCAATTGTATTATTTACAGTCCAATCCGGTGCATGTACGATAAAGAAGTACAATTGATAATGATAATCAATATCAACAATATACCCACATTGGTTATTTGAAGGGAGGAACAGTTCATGATCGAACTCAAGGAGTCTCGAGTTATAGAGTCCCTAACGGATTGTATCGGACATACGCCGCTGCTCAGGCTGAACCGGTTGTTCCCGGGGGATCAGGTCCAGGTCTACGGGAAGCTTGAATTCATGAACCCTGGCGGCAGCATGAAGGACCGGCCTGCACGCTTTATTCTGGAGGAGGCATTACGGAGCGGCGTCATCAACCAGGACAGTCATATCATTGAGAGTACATCCGGTAATTTAGGCATAGCACTGGCTATGATGGGCCGGATATATGGGTTGACGGTCACTTGTGTAGTTGATCCGAACATTAGCCAGACGAACCTGAAGATCATGAGGCAGATGGGGGCTAACATTGAGATGGTCACCGATAAGGATGAGCACGGTGGCTATTTAAATACACGAATTGCTGCGGTCAAGCAGTTGCTGCATACGATTCCCGGCGGGTACTGGATTAATCAGTATGCGAACGAGTCTAACTGGAAGGCGCATTATCACGGCGCTGGGGACGAGATTGCCAAGCAGCTGGATCAGCTGGATATCTTGATAGCCGGCATAAGTACATCAGGAAGCATCATGGGTACAAGCCGGAGACTTCGGGAGAAATTCCCTAGATTGAAAGTGATAGGCGTGGATGCCGTAGGATCCGTGATTTTTGGCGGGCCAAAAGGCAGGAGAGAGCTACCAGGCATTGGGGCAAGCCGGGTACCGGAGCTGCTGAACCGTGCGGAAATTGACAGAGTCATTCATGTAAATGATTATGAGTCTGCCATGGCTTGCCGGGAGTTGGTTCAGACTGAAGG contains:
- a CDS encoding DUF4247 domain-containing protein, yielding MKKGSSLYLKIALILSLVVSLLAGCGSPNVKENYPLESVNRSGNSTSYVYRAAGEKVPQVAAGLIAAQEPDQKSPENEERMFLVYDKEYYHLQKDPDKPEDTLIEVDSEEYVRSNYDSSFLQGYLTATLIGSLFDSFGGHGSYRGYSSRDTYKPKQDYHAPTKADKKAAPPLTVDKKGTITKRGGSGSSSGSVGGDTRRSGTDSSKGSITRNKDRGSSGSGSYSSPKRSITKPKTRSGSGGITRRKR
- the glp gene encoding gephyrin-like molybdotransferase Glp, with product MHQSYSSNKLHRNALQVEEAQATIQSHVQLGSCEYVNLSEAKGRYLAEDIRAPHPYPHFRRSGMDGFAIISRDTKGATSENPVWLEVVDEIPAGSLPSVALVPGTASRIMTGAKVPDEADAVVMLEMTESVINQGRTTIQVKREIEAGKNVTPVGRELEEGDMILEKGTFISTGEISVLATFGVHQVSVYKRPTVAIFSTGSELLGIEEAIQDGKIRNSNTYMLASQVRDAGGEPIILDAIQDDLQIAKRRVEEAFQLYDIVVTTGGVSVGDFDIMADLVQSGEVAMLFNKVTMRPGSVTTAAVKGDKLLFALSGNPGACFVGFELFVRPALRIMQGSTQPFLTELNAVLGSKYDKINSFTRFVRGSLRVLDAQLVATPASLDESNVMITIKDSDCLIVVPPASGVLNPGDKVQILRLPGSSL
- the mobB gene encoding molybdopterin-guanine dinucleotide biosynthesis protein B; the encoded protein is MKSAPVPVFQIVGYKNTGKTHLVSRLTSYFTAKGLRVAVIKHDLHEFEMDKEGTDTYQHTAAGAAAVAITSPTRTAVLEEKGTALSDLIARFAEYDLVLVEGFKQEAYPKLLILRNEKDLQLLSELTNVKKVAVWPELIFDMEEQENAPELVGGLERYDIDDTHGIATAVSLHFSL
- the xerS gene encoding tyrosine recombinase XerS, with the protein product MNIQKISDRKKMDERVLNMPWYVQQFIDYKLPDLSPSTLLEYIRDYEQFFGWLRAEGLSAAENNRDVTLQELEVLRMESIVGYRLHLTTRVEGNNSKVTVSRKMSSLRSLFHYLSQIAEDEDFYPLLKRNIMAKVEIKRIHKPKDTAAKLKGKILEEDELLEFIGYILEGYGVDVENNKQALYNYHLNKERDACIASLILNSGLRVSEVVNLNIDDIDPANKLLYVYRKGNNDESFKTPVYFREQSKDELQTYLAIRSTRYRTPKREKALFVALPNGRQEGKRMTKRAIQAMIIKYASRFGKPYLTVHKLRHSFATDYYLQNDIYKTKEQLGHASTETTEVYTHLTDKTMSDAIERRSEV
- a CDS encoding GNAT family N-acetyltransferase, giving the protein MQVDLVRADFHLKEKLRNLMQFYIYDFSGYLGFDIDEETGSYPPYPNFDKYWEGNDSYIPYLFKVGSCTAGFALIEALNGKRSADSYMTEFFVLKKYRRQGVGRSAAIQLFEKYRGRWLVSQLSSNVPAQIFWRTIIRDYTSDEYEEDISLDHRQISQRFTS
- a CDS encoding iron ABC transporter permease, coding for MSMRRGILIQFALLLLILLMFVLQVGTGEYAISPLNTAKSILGIGQPDHEIIVRTLRLPRALIAVGVGACLAAAGTLLQGVTRNPLASPSVIGLNAGAALFAVIFIVWLQVPSYWLPFAAFGGALVVAFLSYTLAWKKGLSPIRMVLVGIGIASICQGFITIVTTSGNIRLVNQATIWMTGSLYGRSWEQLWPYLPWVIIFLPVAWLCYRQLDILGLDDQTSTGLGSRIHSSRTWILVIAVALAGSSVATAGTIGFVGLMAPHIARQLVGEKHAVLIPTAALLGAFIVLASDFVGRTVLAPVEIPCGLITAILGGPYMLYLLVRVRNH
- a CDS encoding iron ABC transporter permease, with the translated sequence MIKQLILLGLGIVTVIAVFLLDLSTGSLIIDFRTVWSSIQGDRSTELHQVVSSIRVPRAFIALCVGAGLAASGACMQALTRNPLASPEILGVNNGAALAIVIGFFLVPGSSIWVYQIFAVAGAACAGSFIFVLSSVGGKPLTPLKLIVAGTAVSLLLASFTQGVLVLNEKSIDEVRFWLAGSVAGKELQDLIYGGPLIILGLLIALALGSRMNALQLGEEVAVGIGSNTRFTKKILFFVVVLLSAGCVTIAGPIAFVGLAVPHIVRSIAGSDYRWIVVHSILMGSALLMLADVAAKLVIHPDEVSAGVMTVMMGAPFFIYLARQKEWRL
- a CDS encoding iron-siderophore ABC transporter substrate-binding protein — its product is MFRSRKKTLWLIMLVVLAGALSACSTSGSKDTAVKTSGEPAKTADTAKEIVINHAMGKETLKGVPQRVVVLDNGALDNLLALGVKPVGAPTVQLEDPYPAYLKSQAEGITNIGTIDEPNLETIASLKPDLILGSKDTHEKIYDKLKQFAPTVYVESLGYTWKDNLKLQASALGKEAEADKLLSAYTERLQQFKEQMGDKLATTTVSVLRPRTDHVRIYLRQSFSGVIVEDAGLKRPAAQQADEFASKATEEQVADMDGDVILWFSRDTDNLLEGKLANNPLWKNLKAVKEKKVFEVDAELWLSGLGYQAANLVVDDLFKIFVPSK
- a CDS encoding LuxR C-terminal-related transcriptional regulator, with protein sequence MMTRRQRLIVESLRRTQEEQSLMDELQRLILEKLSSTDGHASIHIIWDHEEQEEGQQVPFQAANGPNSQTTTVPLSMRQMEIARLVCSHYSVRRIAAALHISENTVKKHIQNIKKTLEINESGSDFVYELRNKLGSVLLLDN
- the sbnA gene encoding 2,3-diaminopropionate biosynthesis protein SbnA, which gives rise to MIELKESRVIESLTDCIGHTPLLRLNRLFPGDQVQVYGKLEFMNPGGSMKDRPARFILEEALRSGVINQDSHIIESTSGNLGIALAMMGRIYGLTVTCVVDPNISQTNLKIMRQMGANIEMVTDKDEHGGYLNTRIAAVKQLLHTIPGGYWINQYANESNWKAHYHGAGDEIAKQLDQLDILIAGISTSGSIMGTSRRLREKFPRLKVIGVDAVGSVIFGGPKGRRELPGIGASRVPELLNRAEIDRVIHVNDYESAMACRELVQTEGIFAGGSSGSVIAAIQKLLPELQGTVRIATLLPDRGDRYMDLVYDDEWLSTVKERVSREC